A genomic stretch from Bradyrhizobium sp. 195 includes:
- a CDS encoding diguanylate cyclase domain-containing protein, which yields MASISLNRKRAKLKQVLGIRARLALLAVILVAPLMLERIRSLEDTRARQIAQATVEFTTVARHSADAQREVISSVETILKSEAFIRASAGGISKSCDVLRASLPSNLPWIRTLLIAGQDGRIQCATNNMYVGLDLSDRPYFQQAQETGRFVLSDFILSRPVPTPTVMAVYPVSAFSGVPDAVVLATVNLDWMSKVMSNLGGRAGITAVLVDSAGTVLAAPADQHSAVGRPLDNLPLMSAIADRALRSDQDEGTLSFLAADGSRRAVSYIRIVGTNARLIASIDEDKVSEAVSRDIRTAYLQLAFVVVFVLLGALIAAEKLVIKPIEMLVDMAKRLGEGDLSARAARNRLPAEFVPLARAFNAMAAQLSQRERELIASNDRLTVMASIDMLSGLANRRGFQSRLDFEWMRAQQYGSDLALLMIDVDHFKLFNDTYGHLEGDSCLTRLGESLSGIAADNMGFAARYGGEEFCLLLPNTDVTRAVEIGEQVRAAVLKLCLPHITSAHMIVTVSIGVAATKPNESLRPGDLIEAADAALYAAKHRGRNNVVEHGVQVIETGTAEMMLAAG from the coding sequence ATGGCAAGCATCAGTCTCAACCGCAAACGAGCGAAACTCAAGCAGGTTCTCGGAATCCGGGCGCGGCTCGCGTTGCTTGCGGTGATTCTGGTGGCGCCCTTGATGCTCGAGCGCATCCGTTCGCTCGAAGACACCCGCGCCCGGCAGATCGCGCAGGCCACGGTCGAATTCACCACCGTCGCAAGGCACAGCGCCGATGCGCAGCGCGAGGTGATCTCGTCGGTCGAGACCATCCTGAAATCGGAAGCCTTCATCCGCGCCTCCGCCGGCGGCATCAGCAAGAGCTGCGACGTGCTGCGCGCGAGTCTGCCGTCGAACCTGCCCTGGATCCGCACGCTTTTGATCGCCGGTCAGGACGGACGCATTCAATGCGCCACCAACAACATGTATGTTGGCCTTGATCTCAGTGACCGGCCGTACTTCCAGCAGGCACAGGAAACCGGCCGCTTCGTGCTGAGTGATTTCATCCTGTCGCGGCCGGTGCCGACGCCGACCGTGATGGCGGTCTATCCGGTGTCCGCTTTCAGTGGCGTGCCCGATGCCGTCGTGCTCGCCACCGTCAATCTCGACTGGATGTCGAAGGTGATGAGCAATCTGGGTGGCCGCGCCGGCATCACCGCCGTGCTGGTCGACAGCGCGGGCACCGTGCTGGCCGCTCCCGCCGACCAGCACAGCGCCGTCGGCCGGCCCCTCGACAATTTACCGCTGATGTCCGCGATCGCCGATCGCGCGCTGCGGTCCGACCAGGACGAGGGCACGCTGTCTTTCCTCGCCGCCGACGGCTCCCGCCGCGCGGTCAGCTACATCCGTATCGTGGGCACCAATGCCCGCCTGATCGCCAGCATCGATGAAGACAAGGTGTCCGAGGCGGTCAGCCGCGACATTCGCACCGCCTATCTCCAGCTCGCTTTCGTCGTCGTGTTCGTCCTGCTCGGCGCGCTGATAGCCGCCGAAAAACTCGTCATCAAGCCGATCGAGATGCTTGTCGACATGGCCAAACGTCTCGGCGAGGGCGATCTGTCGGCCCGCGCGGCGCGCAATCGCCTGCCGGCCGAGTTCGTGCCGCTGGCGCGCGCGTTCAACGCGATGGCCGCGCAGCTGAGCCAGCGCGAGCGCGAGCTGATCGCGAGCAACGACAGGCTGACGGTGATGGCCTCGATCGACATGCTCTCGGGGCTCGCCAACCGGCGCGGCTTCCAGAGCCGGCTCGACTTCGAATGGATGCGCGCGCAGCAATATGGCAGCGACCTTGCGCTGCTGATGATCGACGTCGATCATTTCAAGCTGTTCAACGACACCTATGGCCATCTCGAAGGCGATTCCTGCCTGACCAGGCTCGGCGAATCCCTATCCGGCATCGCCGCCGACAACATGGGCTTCGCGGCGCGCTACGGCGGCGAGGAATTCTGCCTGTTGCTGCCGAACACCGACGTGACGCGCGCCGTCGAAATCGGCGAGCAGGTGCGCGCGGCCGTGCTGAAGCTCTGCCTGCCGCACATCACGTCAGCCCATATGATCGTCACGGTCTCGATCGGCGTTGCCGCGACGAAGCCCAACGAGAGCTTGCGTCCGGGCGACCTGATCGAAGCCGCCGACGCCGCGCTCTACGCCGCAAAACACCGCGGGCGCAACAACGTGGTCGAGCACGGCGTGCAGGTGATCGAGACCGGCACAGCCGAGATGATGCTGGCAGCGGGCTGA
- the leuS gene encoding leucine--tRNA ligase, which produces MTSERYNARDAEPRWQRLWDEQAIFVSKNDDSRPKYYVLEMFPYPSGRIHIGHVRNYTLGDVLARFMRAKGFNVLHPMGWDAFGLPAENAAIERKVAPKAWTYDNIAAMKKQLRSIGLSLDWSREFATCDPSYYKHQQKMFLDMLAAGLAEREKRKLNWDPVDMTVLANEQVIDGRGWRSGAIVEQREMSQWVFKITKYSQELLSALDGLDRWPDKVRLMQRNWIGRSEGLLVRFALDQATTPAGESELKIFTTRPDTLFGAKFMAISADHPLAQAAAAKNPKLAEFIADIKKIGTAQSIIDTAEKQGFDTGIRAVHPFDPNWKLPVYVANFVLMEYGTGAIFGCPAHDQRDLDFVNKYNLGNTPVVCPEGQDPKTFVITDTAYDGDGRMINSRFLDGMTIEQAKDEVAKRLENELRGNAPVGERQVNFRLRDWGISRQRYWGCPIPVIHCPTCDVVPVPDADLPVVLPEDVSFDRPGNALDHHPTWKHVTCPKCGGKAQRETDTMDTFVDSSWYFARFTDPWNENAPTTPAVANRMLPVDQYIGGVEHAILHLLYSRFFTRAMKATGHIALDEPFAGMFTQGMVVHETYQKADGTYVQPAEVKVEVGGNERRATLLTTGEDIQIGPIEKMSKSKKNTVDPDDIIETYGADVARWFMLSDSPPDRDVIWSDERVQGASRFVQRLWRLVNDSVEFGKGAPAARPASFGPDATALRKAAHGALDKVTTGIERLHFNVCLAHIREFANTFSEILQRPGQSAANLAPDLAWAIREAGQILVQLFSPMMPHLAEECWQVLGQSGLVSEANWPQIERDLLVEDSVTLVVQVNGKKRGEVTVATAAQNPEIEAAVLALDAVKLALDGKPVRKVIIVPKRIVNVVG; this is translated from the coding sequence ATGACCTCCGAACGCTATAACGCCCGCGACGCCGAACCGCGCTGGCAACGCCTCTGGGACGAACAGGCGATCTTCGTCTCCAAGAACGACGATTCGCGGCCGAAATATTATGTGCTCGAGATGTTCCCCTACCCGTCCGGGCGCATCCATATCGGCCATGTCCGGAATTATACGCTCGGCGACGTGCTGGCCCGCTTCATGCGCGCCAAGGGGTTCAACGTTCTGCATCCGATGGGCTGGGACGCCTTCGGCCTGCCGGCCGAGAATGCCGCGATCGAGCGCAAGGTCGCGCCGAAAGCCTGGACCTACGACAACATCGCCGCGATGAAGAAGCAGCTCCGCTCGATCGGGCTGTCGCTGGACTGGTCACGCGAATTCGCGACCTGCGACCCCAGCTACTACAAGCATCAGCAGAAGATGTTTCTGGACATGCTCGCCGCCGGCCTCGCCGAGCGCGAGAAGCGCAAGCTCAATTGGGATCCGGTCGACATGACCGTGCTCGCCAACGAGCAGGTGATCGACGGCCGCGGCTGGCGCTCCGGTGCGATCGTCGAGCAGCGCGAGATGAGCCAGTGGGTCTTCAAGATCACGAAGTACTCGCAGGAATTGCTGTCGGCACTGGATGGGCTGGACCGCTGGCCTGACAAGGTGCGGCTGATGCAGCGCAACTGGATCGGCCGCTCGGAAGGCCTGCTGGTCCGCTTCGCGCTCGATCAGGCGACGACACCGGCCGGCGAGAGCGAGCTGAAGATCTTCACGACCCGCCCGGACACGCTGTTCGGCGCGAAGTTCATGGCGATCTCGGCGGATCATCCACTGGCGCAGGCCGCCGCCGCGAAGAACCCGAAACTCGCGGAATTCATCGCGGACATCAAGAAGATCGGCACCGCGCAGTCGATCATCGACACCGCGGAGAAGCAGGGTTTCGACACCGGCATCCGCGCGGTGCACCCGTTCGACCCGAATTGGAAGCTGCCGGTCTATGTCGCGAATTTCGTGCTGATGGAATACGGCACCGGCGCGATCTTCGGCTGTCCGGCCCACGACCAGCGCGACCTCGACTTCGTCAACAAGTACAATCTCGGCAACACGCCCGTGGTCTGCCCGGAAGGGCAGGACCCGAAGACATTCGTGATCACCGACACCGCCTATGACGGTGACGGCCGCATGATCAATTCGCGCTTCCTCGACGGCATGACCATCGAGCAGGCCAAGGACGAAGTTGCAAAACGCCTGGAAAACGAACTGCGCGGCAACGCGCCGGTCGGCGAGCGGCAGGTGAACTTCCGCCTGCGCGACTGGGGCATCTCGCGCCAGCGCTATTGGGGCTGCCCGATCCCGGTCATCCATTGTCCGACGTGCGACGTGGTCCCGGTGCCGGACGCCGACCTGCCGGTGGTGCTGCCGGAGGATGTGAGCTTCGACAGACCGGGCAACGCGCTGGATCATCATCCGACGTGGAAGCACGTCACCTGCCCGAAATGCGGCGGCAAGGCGCAACGCGAAACCGATACCATGGACACCTTCGTGGATTCGTCCTGGTATTTTGCGCGCTTCACCGATCCCTGGAACGAGAACGCGCCGACGACTCCCGCTGTGGCCAACCGGATGCTGCCGGTCGACCAGTATATCGGCGGCGTCGAGCACGCGATCCTGCATCTGCTGTACAGCCGCTTCTTCACCCGTGCGATGAAGGCGACCGGGCACATCGCGCTGGACGAGCCGTTCGCCGGCATGTTCACGCAGGGCATGGTGGTGCACGAGACCTACCAGAAGGCCGACGGCACCTATGTGCAGCCGGCCGAGGTCAAGGTCGAGGTCGGCGGCAACGAACGCCGCGCCACACTGCTCACGACTGGCGAAGACATCCAGATCGGCCCGATCGAGAAGATGTCGAAGTCGAAGAAGAACACGGTCGACCCCGACGACATCATCGAGACCTACGGCGCCGACGTCGCCCGCTGGTTCATGCTGTCGGACTCCCCGCCCGACCGCGACGTAATCTGGAGCGATGAGCGCGTCCAGGGCGCCTCGCGCTTCGTGCAGCGGCTGTGGCGGCTGGTGAATGATTCCGTCGAATTCGGCAAAGGTGCGCCGGCGGCCCGACCGGCCAGCTTCGGCCCCGACGCCACCGCCTTGCGCAAGGCCGCCCATGGTGCGCTGGACAAGGTCACCACCGGGATCGAGCGGCTTCACTTCAACGTCTGCCTCGCCCATATCCGCGAGTTCGCCAATACCTTCTCGGAAATCTTGCAGCGCCCCGGCCAATCCGCCGCGAACCTGGCGCCCGACTTGGCCTGGGCGATCCGGGAAGCCGGCCAGATCCTGGTCCAGCTGTTCTCCCCGATGATGCCGCACCTCGCCGAAGAGTGCTGGCAGGTTCTGGGCCAGAGCGGGCTGGTTTCCGAAGCCAATTGGCCCCAAATCGAACGCGATTTGCTGGTTGAAGACAGCGTGACCCTGGTGGTCCAGGTCAACGGCAAGAAGCGGGGTGAGGTCACAGTTGCAACAGCGGCCCAGAATCCGGAAATCGAGGCTGCCGTTTTGGCCCTCGATGCGGTAAAGCTGGCCCTGGACGGCAAGCCCGTCCGCAAGGTGATCATCGTCCCCAAGAGGATCGTAAATGTTGTCGGCTAG
- the lptE gene encoding LPS assembly lipoprotein LptE, giving the protein MLSARIRIAARLLAVAALAALTAGCFQPMYAERSDGTPGLREKLMGIELPPISKPNASREARVGVEIRNALAFKLYGSATGMPPTHRLDIRFTTSRSSLIVSATTGLPTSENLGVDAQYNLIEVATGRSVMTGATFSRVSYDMPGSYQRFSRTRAVRDAEDRAASEIAENITTRLASFFTAGT; this is encoded by the coding sequence ATGTTGTCGGCTAGGATCCGCATCGCAGCCCGCTTGCTGGCGGTTGCCGCCTTGGCCGCGCTGACGGCCGGCTGCTTCCAGCCGATGTATGCCGAGCGGAGCGACGGCACCCCCGGCCTGCGCGAGAAGCTGATGGGCATCGAGCTGCCCCCGATCAGCAAGCCCAATGCCTCCCGCGAGGCCCGCGTCGGCGTCGAGATCCGCAATGCGCTGGCCTTCAAGCTTTACGGCAGCGCGACGGGCATGCCGCCGACCCACCGGCTGGACATCCGCTTCACCACCAGCCGTTCCTCGCTGATCGTCAGTGCCACGACGGGACTGCCGACCAGCGAAAATCTCGGTGTCGACGCCCAGTACAATCTGATCGAGGTCGCGACCGGCAGGTCTGTCATGACCGGCGCGACCTTCTCACGCGTGTCCTACGACATGCCGGGGTCCTATCAACGCTTCTCGCGCACCCGCGCCGTGCGCGATGCCGAGGATCGCGCCGCCAGCGAGATCGCTGAGAACATCACGACCCGGCTCGCCTCGTTCTTCACCGCCGGCACGTAA
- the holA gene encoding DNA polymerase III subunit delta: MVALRGKEIDAFLARPDAGRPIILLYGPDAGLVRERADALIASAVDDPNDPFSLVKLDGDELSAEPSRLVDEAMTVPLFGGRRAIRIRAGSRSFASGVDTLAEMSVKDCRIVIEAGELRPESPLRKACEKAKAAVAIGCYPDTERDLAKLMEDELRIANLRIAQEARAALMSFLGGDRQASRNELRKLTLYAHGKGEITLDDVMSVVADASELKLDPIVDGAFAGRPDIVETEFAKAMIAGTYPGVIISAAQRQAAWLHKSALAIADGTPASTVLDSGYPRLHFSRKPGVETALRNFSVARLAAIIEQLAIAALDTRKQSTLAAAIAQRTLMAIAANAKRRG; encoded by the coding sequence ATGGTCGCGCTGCGCGGAAAAGAGATCGACGCCTTCCTTGCCCGTCCCGATGCGGGCCGTCCGATCATCCTGCTCTACGGCCCCGACGCCGGCCTCGTGCGCGAACGCGCGGATGCGCTGATCGCCTCTGCCGTCGACGATCCCAACGATCCCTTCTCACTGGTCAAGCTGGATGGCGACGAGCTCTCCGCCGAACCGTCCCGCCTCGTCGACGAAGCCATGACGGTGCCGCTGTTCGGCGGCCGCCGCGCGATCCGCATCCGGGCCGGCTCGCGCAGCTTTGCCAGCGGCGTCGACACGCTCGCAGAGATGAGCGTGAAGGATTGCCGCATCGTGATCGAGGCCGGCGAGCTGCGCCCGGAATCGCCGTTGCGCAAAGCCTGCGAGAAGGCCAAGGCCGCCGTCGCGATCGGTTGCTATCCCGACACCGAGCGCGATCTCGCCAAGCTGATGGAAGACGAGCTCCGTATCGCCAATTTACGCATCGCGCAGGAGGCCCGCGCGGCGCTGATGTCGTTCCTCGGCGGCGATCGCCAGGCCTCGCGCAACGAGCTGCGCAAGCTCACGCTCTATGCGCATGGCAAAGGCGAGATTACGCTGGACGACGTGATGTCCGTGGTCGCCGATGCGTCCGAGCTGAAGCTCGATCCGATCGTCGACGGCGCCTTCGCCGGTCGGCCCGACATCGTCGAGACCGAATTCGCCAAGGCCATGATCGCCGGCACCTATCCCGGCGTAATCATCTCGGCGGCGCAGCGCCAGGCCGCGTGGCTGCACAAATCGGCGCTGGCGATCGCCGACGGCACGCCGGCCTCCACGGTGCTCGACAGCGGCTATCCGCGCCTGCACTTTTCTCGAAAGCCCGGGGTCGAAACCGCGCTGCGCAATTTCAGCGTGGCGCGGCTCGCCGCCATCATCGAGCAGCTGGCGATCGCGGCACTCGACACCCGCAAGCAATCCACCCTCGCCGCCGCCATCGCCCAACGCACGCTGATGGCGATCGCCGCGAATGCGAAGCGGCGGGGATAG
- a CDS encoding ParB/RepB/Spo0J family partition protein, translated as MADEARSRLGRGLASLIGDVGGEAQHVDRPRAQRKVPIEFIKANPRNPRRTFSDAELKELSESIKQHGVIQPIVVRPVKGTQDRFEIIAGERRWRASQMAGLHEVPIVPVDISDSDALEFAIVENVQREDLNPMEEAQGYHALANEFKRSQDDIAKVVGKSRSHVANMMRLTKLPAEVQAFIATGELTAGHARALIGVPDPLAAAKRIVEEGLNVRQAEALAHEEGVPERKPQKARSSGGKEKDPDTIDLEKRVSDALGLKVTVNHRDPGGSVQINYRNLDQLDEVMKRLAKGAL; from the coding sequence ATGGCCGATGAAGCGCGTTCGCGACTGGGCCGGGGTCTTGCAAGTCTGATCGGCGATGTCGGCGGCGAGGCCCAGCACGTCGATCGTCCGCGCGCGCAGCGCAAGGTGCCGATCGAGTTCATCAAGGCCAATCCGCGCAATCCGCGCCGCACCTTTTCCGACGCCGAGCTGAAAGAGCTCAGCGAGTCCATCAAGCAGCATGGCGTGATCCAGCCGATCGTGGTGCGTCCGGTCAAGGGCACACAGGACCGCTTCGAGATCATCGCCGGCGAGCGGCGCTGGCGCGCCTCGCAAATGGCCGGCCTGCACGAAGTGCCGATCGTGCCGGTCGACATCAGCGATAGCGACGCGCTGGAGTTCGCGATCGTCGAGAACGTGCAGCGCGAAGACCTCAACCCGATGGAAGAGGCGCAGGGCTATCACGCGCTCGCCAACGAGTTCAAACGCAGCCAGGACGACATCGCCAAGGTCGTCGGCAAGAGCCGCAGCCACGTCGCCAACATGATGCGGCTGACGAAGCTGCCGGCCGAGGTGCAGGCCTTCATCGCCACCGGCGAGCTGACGGCCGGCCACGCCCGCGCATTGATCGGCGTGCCCGATCCGCTCGCCGCCGCCAAGCGCATCGTGGAGGAGGGTCTCAATGTCCGCCAGGCCGAGGCGCTCGCGCATGAAGAGGGCGTGCCGGAGCGCAAGCCGCAAAAGGCGCGCAGCTCGGGGGGCAAGGAAAAAGATCCCGACACGATCGATCTGGAGAAGCGCGTCAGCGACGCGCTCGGGCTCAAGGTCACCGTCAATCACCGCGATCCCGGCGGCTCGGTCCAGATCAACTATCGCAACCTCGATCAACTCGACGAGGTGATGAAGCGGCTGGCCAAGGGCGCGTTGTAG
- a CDS encoding ParA family protein, with translation MTVIDDPQQEQTQDPAQDPAQEPAQEPTSEVPHGHPRILALANQKGGVGKTTTAINLGTALAAIGERVLIVDLDPQGNASTGLGIDRRNRSCSTYDVLIGEAPLREAVVSTAVPRLHIAPSTMDLSGLELELGTTPGRAFKLRDAIGALNNNVSPDADYTYVLIDCPPSLNLLTVNAMAASDAILVPLQCEFFALEGLSQLLQTVEQVRSTLNPNLSIHGIVLTMFDSRNNLSNQVVADVRQFMGEKVYKTMIPRNVRISEAPSYGKPVLVYDLKCVGSEAYLRLATEVIQRERELRTTH, from the coding sequence CTGCCCAAGACCCTGCCCAAGAACCGGCCCAGGAGCCGACCAGCGAGGTCCCGCACGGCCATCCGCGCATCCTCGCGCTCGCGAATCAGAAGGGCGGTGTGGGAAAGACAACCACAGCGATCAACTTGGGCACGGCGCTCGCGGCGATCGGCGAACGCGTCCTGATCGTCGATCTCGATCCCCAGGGCAATGCCTCGACCGGCCTCGGCATCGACCGCCGCAACCGCTCCTGCTCGACCTATGACGTGCTGATCGGTGAAGCCCCGCTGCGTGAGGCCGTGGTCTCAACCGCGGTGCCGCGGCTGCACATCGCGCCCTCAACCATGGACCTCTCCGGTCTCGAGCTCGAGCTCGGCACCACGCCGGGCCGCGCCTTCAAGCTGCGCGACGCCATCGGCGCGCTCAACAACAACGTCTCGCCGGATGCCGATTACACTTATGTGCTGATCGACTGTCCGCCTTCGCTGAACCTGCTCACGGTGAACGCGATGGCGGCGTCCGATGCGATCCTGGTGCCGCTGCAGTGCGAGTTCTTCGCGCTCGAAGGTCTGTCGCAATTGCTGCAGACGGTGGAGCAGGTGCGCTCGACACTCAATCCGAACCTGTCGATCCATGGCATCGTGCTGACCATGTTCGACTCGCGCAACAACCTGTCGAACCAGGTCGTCGCCGACGTCCGGCAGTTCATGGGTGAGAAGGTCTACAAGACCATGATCCCGCGCAACGTGCGCATCTCGGAAGCGCCGTCCTACGGCAAGCCGGTGCTGGTCTACGATCTCAAATGCGTCGGCAGCGAAGCGTATTTGCGGCTCGCCACCGAAGTGATCCAGCGCGAGCGCGAGCTGCGGACGACGCATTGA